A genomic region of Antennarius striatus isolate MH-2024 chromosome 2, ASM4005453v1, whole genome shotgun sequence contains the following coding sequences:
- the si:ch211-163l21.11 gene encoding inositol 1,4,5-triphosphate receptor associated 2 isoform X1: MNTQPDADTNICSSTMMGSEDSEEESSQEEQPITSWNELSIIERVGFNSVEMSEKDLEVAFSQIALAFRCDQYTLKQRLQAEEHARNLAEENIQLELSRGRETLETLKGLCLDSRRSKILQRLELSLDILGGTVERISNTAEVLGAVHQEARVSRAVELMVAHVENLSRRHDRDVLELEEAQRVIQQQNSCRNIFNPIESPEPEDSDSRKKSSHQNGIRRRVSISLISSKKMKFKGGDISDEGSSSKKPTCSCQPPFLSSECSCSASMRDDSVDERSLDPDETPSDTLAAQSPQQASLTLNQERLPSKQLTSRDTQCKNSSLETLRQRHKSKTVSAKKKAEKDKKRKNIHRKPSGGMCAFLWRRHLACWLYHCRWLLLCLYLCVFFCIIIMTYFMLVAL, translated from the exons ATGAACACTCAG CCTGATGCAGACACGAACATCTGTTCTTCCACCATGATGGGAAGTGAGGACAGTGAAGAAG AGAGCAGCCAAGAGGAGCAGCCAATCACCAGCTGGAATGAACTATCCATTATTGAGCGTGTGGGCTTCAACAG tgtAGAGATGTCAGAGAAAGATTTGGAG GTTGCCTTTTCTCAGATCGCCCTGGCCTTCCGCTGTGATCAGTACACGTTGAAGCAGAGGCTGCAGGCAGAGGAGCATGCCCGCAACCTGGCTGAGGAAAACATCCAGCTGGAGCTgagcagaggaagggagacCCTGGAG aCACTGAAGGGCTTGTGTCTGGACAGTCGGCGCAGTAAAATCCTGCAGAGGCTGGAGCTATCTCTGGACATCCTGGGTGGGACTGTAGAGCGGATCTCTAACACGGCTGAAGTTCTGGGTGCTGTACATCAA GAGGCTCGAGTGAGTCGAGCAGTCGAGCTCATGGTGGCTCATGTGGAGAATCTGAGCAGAAGACATGATAGAGACGtgttggagctggaggaggcccAGAGGGTGATCCAGCAGCAGAATTCCTGCAGAAATATCTTCAATCCCATAGAATCTCCAG AACCAGAGGACAGTGACAGTAGAAAGAAAAGTTCTCATCAg AATGGCATCCGTCGAAGAGTCAGTATATCATTAATTTCCAGTAAAAAG ATGAAGTTTAAGGGGGGGGACATTTCTGATGAAGGATCCTCCAGCAAAAAGCCCACTTGCTCCTGCCAGCCCCCATTCCTCAGTTCTGAATGCAGCTGCTCTGCCTCAATGAGGGATGACTCAGTGGACGAGAG gTCATTAGATCCAGATGAAACTCCGTCAGATACTTTGGCCGCTCAGTCTCCTCAGCAGGCCTCCCTGACCCTGAACCAAGAGCGCCTCCCTTCAAAACAACTGACCAGCAGAGATACACAATGCAAAAA CTCCTCCTTGGAGACACTGAGACAGAGACACAAGAGCAAAACTGTGtcagcaaagaaaaaagcagaaaaagataaaaagaggaagaataTTCATCGAAAACCTTCTGGGGGAAT GTGTGCATTTCTGTGGAGACGTCATCTGGCTTGCTGGTTGTATCACTGTCGTTGGCTTCTCCTCTGcttgtacctgtgtgtgtttttctgcatcATAATAATGACTTACTTCATGCTGGTTGCTTTATGA
- the si:ch211-163l21.11 gene encoding inositol 1,4,5-triphosphate receptor associated 1 isoform X2 has translation MNYPLLSVWASTEMSEKDLEVAFSQIALAFRCDQYTLKQRLQAEEHARNLAEENIQLELSRGRETLETLKGLCLDSRRSKILQRLELSLDILGGTVERISNTAEVLGAVHQEARVSRAVELMVAHVENLSRRHDRDVLELEEAQRVIQQQNSCRNIFNPIESPEPEDSDSRKKSSHQNGIRRRVSISLISSKKMKFKGGDISDEGSSSKKPTCSCQPPFLSSECSCSASMRDDSVDERSLDPDETPSDTLAAQSPQQASLTLNQERLPSKQLTSRDTQCKNSSLETLRQRHKSKTVSAKKKAEKDKKRKNIHRKPSGGMCAFLWRRHLACWLYHCRWLLLCLYLCVFFCIIIMTYFMLVAL, from the exons ATGAACTATCCATTATTGAGCGTGTGGGCTTCAACAG AGATGTCAGAGAAAGATTTGGAG GTTGCCTTTTCTCAGATCGCCCTGGCCTTCCGCTGTGATCAGTACACGTTGAAGCAGAGGCTGCAGGCAGAGGAGCATGCCCGCAACCTGGCTGAGGAAAACATCCAGCTGGAGCTgagcagaggaagggagacCCTGGAG aCACTGAAGGGCTTGTGTCTGGACAGTCGGCGCAGTAAAATCCTGCAGAGGCTGGAGCTATCTCTGGACATCCTGGGTGGGACTGTAGAGCGGATCTCTAACACGGCTGAAGTTCTGGGTGCTGTACATCAA GAGGCTCGAGTGAGTCGAGCAGTCGAGCTCATGGTGGCTCATGTGGAGAATCTGAGCAGAAGACATGATAGAGACGtgttggagctggaggaggcccAGAGGGTGATCCAGCAGCAGAATTCCTGCAGAAATATCTTCAATCCCATAGAATCTCCAG AACCAGAGGACAGTGACAGTAGAAAGAAAAGTTCTCATCAg AATGGCATCCGTCGAAGAGTCAGTATATCATTAATTTCCAGTAAAAAG ATGAAGTTTAAGGGGGGGGACATTTCTGATGAAGGATCCTCCAGCAAAAAGCCCACTTGCTCCTGCCAGCCCCCATTCCTCAGTTCTGAATGCAGCTGCTCTGCCTCAATGAGGGATGACTCAGTGGACGAGAG gTCATTAGATCCAGATGAAACTCCGTCAGATACTTTGGCCGCTCAGTCTCCTCAGCAGGCCTCCCTGACCCTGAACCAAGAGCGCCTCCCTTCAAAACAACTGACCAGCAGAGATACACAATGCAAAAA CTCCTCCTTGGAGACACTGAGACAGAGACACAAGAGCAAAACTGTGtcagcaaagaaaaaagcagaaaaagataaaaagaggaagaataTTCATCGAAAACCTTCTGGGGGAAT GTGTGCATTTCTGTGGAGACGTCATCTGGCTTGCTGGTTGTATCACTGTCGTTGGCTTCTCCTCTGcttgtacctgtgtgtgtttttctgcatcATAATAATGACTTACTTCATGCTGGTTGCTTTATGA
- the rpl10a gene encoding large ribosomal subunit protein uL1, with product MSKVSRDTLYEAVKEVLQGSVAKPRKFVESVELQISLKNYDPQKDKRFSGTVRLKTLPRPKFSVCVLGDQQHCDEAKAAELPHMDIEALKKLNKNKKLVKKLAKKYDAFLASESLIKQIPRILGPGLNKAGKFPSLLTHNENMTTKVDEVKSTIKFQMKKVLCLAVAVGHVKMTEDELVYNIHLAVNFLVSLLKKNWQNVRALYVKSTMGKPQRLY from the exons ATGAG TAAGGTGTCCAGGGACACGTTGTATGAGGCCGTGAAGGAGGTCCTGCAGGGCTCAGTGGCCAAGCCAAGGAA ATTTGTGGAGTCGGTGGAGCTGCAGATCAGCTTGAAAAACTATGATCCCCAGAAGGACAAGCGTTTCTCCGGAACTGTCAG GCTGAAGACCCTCCCCAGGCCTAAGTTCTCCGTGTGTGTTCTGGGAGACCAGCAGCACTGTGATGAGGCCAAAGCTGCTGAGCTTCCCCACATGGACATCGAGGCTCTCAAGAAGctcaacaagaacaaaaagCTGGTCAAGAAACTCG CCAAGAAATACGATGCCTTCCTGGCCTCAGAGTCTCTGATCAAGCAGATCCCTCGTATCCTTGGTCCTGGGCTGAACAAGGCTGGGAAATTCCCCTCCCTGCTCACCCACAATGAGAACATGACAACCAAGGTGGACGAGGTCAAATCCACCATCAAATTCCAGATGAAGAAG GTGCTCTGTCTGGCTGTAGCTGTTGGACATGTGAAGATGACGGAGGATGAGCTTGTGTACAACATTCACTTGGCTGTCAacttcctggtgtctctgctgaaGAAGAACTGGCAGAATGTCCGTGCGCTGTACGTCAAGAGTACCATGGGCAAGCCCCAACGCCTCTACTAA
- the fance gene encoding Fanconi anemia group E protein isoform X2 yields the protein MSLGRFDARSKLLVRSLLSGVTGVQRALSVFSRQQRADPESNLSNFIDTLCGDEVAPDEDGQPVAVLPQTSGLHLIKCLRQDDHPSPWVSALIRQLEKNLGVHSPQSLYTPSCSQKLEGLSQRFVGFAETGGWATCFSGQKGQSKCQSESSLPELGTQRKRKGNHVILDSDDEETGQQSKRIKMDDCEKECLDAEEPRSKAEESGKLESDSPDETTPEELQPAADNPSDSLPQHIQFCALQMKELLDSQTEWDQSSKDMFIKVLIECDPSQVEELCRILRLSDLPEQTMLKLCTGVLALSPDLGYSTATTLIKSLLLKKVLSLSEPASRCLVTAVTSLCSHCPRSMCQALIRPVLEENTIGNPQVELLNRLIECCLDSHYRLMMLQMTFKLAWSEAVLSIIHSLLDSKPDLGEEMFTEFTEQLIFQGPKFTTSVKFAKILLTFLTKYSSYVTAAQKQPWHNCLMLNETFLKKPLQAALKRIKHS from the exons ATGTCGCTGGGTCGGTTCGATGCCCGGTCCAAGCTGCTGGTCCGGTCGCTCCTGTCCGGTGTCACCGGCGTCCAGAGAGCCCTGAGCGTCTTCAGCAGACAGCAGCGGGCCGACCCTGAAAGCAACCTGTCCAACTTCATAGACACGTTGTGTGGAGACGAGGTGGCTCCAGATGAAGATGGCCAGCCTGTGGCAGT TCTTCCTCAAACCTCTGGTCTTCATCTGATCAAATGCCTCAGACAGGATGACCATCCAAGCCCCTGGGTCTCTGCTCTGATCAGACAACTGGAAAAAAACCTGGGGGTCCACAGTCCACAGTCTTTGTACACCCCATCATGCAGTCAGAAACTTGAGGGGCTGTCACAACGTTTTGTAGGTTTTGCCGAGACTGGAGGATGGGCGACATGCTTCAGTGGTCAAAAAGGACAGTCTAAGTGTCAGTCTGAATCCAGTTTACCAGAACTAGgcacacagagaaaaagaaagggcAACCATGTCATTCTGGACTCAGATGATGAGGAAACAGGACAGCAGAGTAAACGGATAAAGATGGATGACTGTGAAAAAGAGTGTCTGGATGCTGAAGAACCGAGATCGAAGGCAGAGGAATCTGGAAAATTAGAAAGTGATTCTCCAGATGAGACAACTCCTGAAGAACTGCAGCCAGCAGCAGATAATCCAAGTGATTCCCTGCCTCAGCACATACAG ttttgtgctCTTCAAATGAAAGAATTACTAGACAGTCAAACAGAG tggGACCAGAGCTCCAAGGATATGTTCATCAAAGTGTTGATTGAGTGTGACCCCAGCCAA GTGGAAGAGTTATGCAGAATCCTCAGACTATCTGACTTACCAGAACAGACTATGCTTAAACTGTGCACTGGTGTCTTGGCTCTGTCTCCTGACCTCGGCTACAGCACAGCAACAACCCTGATCAAGAGCCTCCTGCTGAAGAAG GTCCTGTCTCTGTCAGAACCAGCCTCAAGATGTCTAGTcactgcagtgacatcactctGTAGCCACTGTCCGAGATCAATGTGCCAGGCTCTAATCAGACCTGTACTAGAGGAAAATACCATAG GGAATCCACAGGTTGAGCTACTGAATAGACTGATAGAATGCTGCTTGGACTCCCATTACAGACTGATGATGCTTCA aaTGACATTCAAATTAGCCTGGAGTGAGGCAGTGCTTTCCATCATCCACAGCTTGTTGGATTCCAAG CCTGACTTGGGTGAAGAAATGTTCACAGAGTTCACTGAACAGCTCATTTTCCAGGGTCCGAAGTTCACAACATCTGTGAAGTTTGCAAAAATTCTGTTAACATTCCTCACTAAGTACAGCAGTTAT gtaACTGCTGCACAGAAACAACCCTGGCACAACTGTCTGATGTTAAATGAAACCTTTCTGAAGAAACCTCTGCAAGCCGCTTTGAAAAGAATCAAACACTCATGA
- the fance gene encoding Fanconi anemia group E protein isoform X1, giving the protein MSLGRFDARSKLLVRSLLSGVTGVQRALSVFSRQQRADPESNLSNFIDTLCGDEVAPDEDGQPVAVKPLVCLFPASFKQNLLSFVYLLSPSLPQTSGLHLIKCLRQDDHPSPWVSALIRQLEKNLGVHSPQSLYTPSCSQKLEGLSQRFVGFAETGGWATCFSGQKGQSKCQSESSLPELGTQRKRKGNHVILDSDDEETGQQSKRIKMDDCEKECLDAEEPRSKAEESGKLESDSPDETTPEELQPAADNPSDSLPQHIQFCALQMKELLDSQTEWDQSSKDMFIKVLIECDPSQVEELCRILRLSDLPEQTMLKLCTGVLALSPDLGYSTATTLIKSLLLKKVLSLSEPASRCLVTAVTSLCSHCPRSMCQALIRPVLEENTIGNPQVELLNRLIECCLDSHYRLMMLQMTFKLAWSEAVLSIIHSLLDSKPDLGEEMFTEFTEQLIFQGPKFTTSVKFAKILLTFLTKYSSYVTAAQKQPWHNCLMLNETFLKKPLQAALKRIKHS; this is encoded by the exons ATGTCGCTGGGTCGGTTCGATGCCCGGTCCAAGCTGCTGGTCCGGTCGCTCCTGTCCGGTGTCACCGGCGTCCAGAGAGCCCTGAGCGTCTTCAGCAGACAGCAGCGGGCCGACCCTGAAAGCAACCTGTCCAACTTCATAGACACGTTGTGTGGAGACGAGGTGGCTCCAGATGAAGATGGCCAGCCTGTGGCAGT TAAACCCCTGGTGTGCCTGTTTCCAGCGTCATTTAAGCAGAACTTGCTCTCTTTCGTTTATCTGCTCTCCCCAAGTCTTCCTCAAACCTCTGGTCTTCATCTGATCAAATGCCTCAGACAGGATGACCATCCAAGCCCCTGGGTCTCTGCTCTGATCAGACAACTGGAAAAAAACCTGGGGGTCCACAGTCCACAGTCTTTGTACACCCCATCATGCAGTCAGAAACTTGAGGGGCTGTCACAACGTTTTGTAGGTTTTGCCGAGACTGGAGGATGGGCGACATGCTTCAGTGGTCAAAAAGGACAGTCTAAGTGTCAGTCTGAATCCAGTTTACCAGAACTAGgcacacagagaaaaagaaagggcAACCATGTCATTCTGGACTCAGATGATGAGGAAACAGGACAGCAGAGTAAACGGATAAAGATGGATGACTGTGAAAAAGAGTGTCTGGATGCTGAAGAACCGAGATCGAAGGCAGAGGAATCTGGAAAATTAGAAAGTGATTCTCCAGATGAGACAACTCCTGAAGAACTGCAGCCAGCAGCAGATAATCCAAGTGATTCCCTGCCTCAGCACATACAG ttttgtgctCTTCAAATGAAAGAATTACTAGACAGTCAAACAGAG tggGACCAGAGCTCCAAGGATATGTTCATCAAAGTGTTGATTGAGTGTGACCCCAGCCAA GTGGAAGAGTTATGCAGAATCCTCAGACTATCTGACTTACCAGAACAGACTATGCTTAAACTGTGCACTGGTGTCTTGGCTCTGTCTCCTGACCTCGGCTACAGCACAGCAACAACCCTGATCAAGAGCCTCCTGCTGAAGAAG GTCCTGTCTCTGTCAGAACCAGCCTCAAGATGTCTAGTcactgcagtgacatcactctGTAGCCACTGTCCGAGATCAATGTGCCAGGCTCTAATCAGACCTGTACTAGAGGAAAATACCATAG GGAATCCACAGGTTGAGCTACTGAATAGACTGATAGAATGCTGCTTGGACTCCCATTACAGACTGATGATGCTTCA aaTGACATTCAAATTAGCCTGGAGTGAGGCAGTGCTTTCCATCATCCACAGCTTGTTGGATTCCAAG CCTGACTTGGGTGAAGAAATGTTCACAGAGTTCACTGAACAGCTCATTTTCCAGGGTCCGAAGTTCACAACATCTGTGAAGTTTGCAAAAATTCTGTTAACATTCCTCACTAAGTACAGCAGTTAT gtaACTGCTGCACAGAAACAACCCTGGCACAACTGTCTGATGTTAAATGAAACCTTTCTGAAGAAACCTCTGCAAGCCGCTTTGAAAAGAATCAAACACTCATGA
- the mkrn4 gene encoding makorin, ring finger protein, 4 isoform X1, which translates to MDAVRGSGICRSFINGYCSLGSSCSFRHERQFLPASQICRYFQKGQCWYGERCRYLHVLQPDADAAVAGRRRSVPTVSSTVASTSPNRRGSEPAVLHAEVISTQECTRPELVVNDSDLQHSTDCLAADIAEEQPEGADSDPSPPDSDQSSEVSQEDSEGRKEQETASSGTAEDGAAAAAASSTQIVEESDAFLHSKNVTCGICMDKVYEKTEPRNRVFGILPSCNHSFCLQCIITWRKTKDLGPDVVKTCPQCRVRSAFYVPNKYWVEGQVKENVIATFKTKFRKKSCTYYTRFGWCPFKTDCLYRHDRHSRRRTILYPTEDEYDGENLLDFIIAMTLLTGDEEDEDEELTFYLSEDYGF; encoded by the exons ATGGACGCGGTCCGGGGTAGCGGTATTTGTAG GAGTTTCATAAATGGCTATTGCAGCTTAGGTTCAAGTTGTAGTTTTCGACATGAAAGGCAGTTTCTACCAGCATCCCAGATATGTCGGTATTTTCAGAAAGGTCAATGCTGGTATGGTGAGCGCTGCAG GTATCTCCATGTCCTTCAGCCTGATGCTGATGCAGCTGTAGCAGGTAGACGAAGGTCGGTACCTACTGTCTCTTCGACTGTGGCTTCCACTTCACCTAACAGAAGAGGGTCGGAGCCTGCTGTTCTGCATGCTGAAGTGATATCCACACAGGAATGCACCAGACCGGAGTTGGTAGTTAATGACTCTGATCTCCAACACAGCACTGACTGTCTGGCAGCAGATATTGCTGAGGAACAGCCTGAAG GTGCCGACTCTGATCCTTCTCCTCCTGACTCTGACCAGAGCTCAGAGGTTTCTCAGGAAGATAGTGAAGGAAGAAAAGAGCAG GAGACTGCCTCTAGTGGGACAGCAGAagatggtgctgctgctgctgcagcatcaaGTACTCAGATAGTAGAGGAAAGTGATGCTTTCCTCCATAGTAAAAATGTGACCTGTGGAATCTGCATGGACAAGGTATATGAAAAGACAGAGCCAAGAAATCGTGTTTTTGGAATCTTGCCAAGCTGCAATCACTCCTTCTGTTTACAATGTATCATTACCTGGAGGAAAACGAAAGACCTCGGGCCGGATGTGGTAAA AACCTGCCCACAGTGCAGAGTGAGGTCTGCTTTTTATGTGCCAAACAAGTACTGGGTTGAAGGACAAGTCAAGGAAAATGTCATTGCTACCTTCAAGACGAAATTCAG GAAGAAAAGCTGCACTTATTATACACGATTTGGATGGTGCCCCTTCAAAACGGACTGTCTTTACCGGCACGACAGACATTCACGACGCAGGACCATTCTG TATCCTACGGAAGATGAGTACGATGGTGAAAATCTGCTTGATTTTATCATAGCCATGACACTTCTTACTGGTGACGAAGAAGACGAGGATGAGGAATTAACTTTTTACCTGTCAGAAGACTATGGTTTTTGA
- the mkrn4 gene encoding makorin, ring finger protein, 4 isoform X2 — protein sequence MDAVRGSGICRSFINGYCSLGSSCSFRHERQFLPASQICRYFQKGQCWYGERCRYLHVLQPDADAAVAGRRRSVPTVSSTVASTSPNRRGSEPAVLHAEVISTQECTRPELVVNDSDLQHSTDCLAADIAEEQPEGADSDPSPPDSDQSSEVSQEDSEGRKEQETASSGTAEDGAAAAAASSTQIVEESDAFLHSKNVTCGICMDKVYEKTEPRNRVFGILPSCNHSFCLQCIITWRKTKDLGPDVVKTCPQCRVRSAFYVPNKYWVEGQVKENVIATFKTKFRKKSCTYYTRFGWCPFKTDCLYRHDRHSRRRTILP from the exons ATGGACGCGGTCCGGGGTAGCGGTATTTGTAG GAGTTTCATAAATGGCTATTGCAGCTTAGGTTCAAGTTGTAGTTTTCGACATGAAAGGCAGTTTCTACCAGCATCCCAGATATGTCGGTATTTTCAGAAAGGTCAATGCTGGTATGGTGAGCGCTGCAG GTATCTCCATGTCCTTCAGCCTGATGCTGATGCAGCTGTAGCAGGTAGACGAAGGTCGGTACCTACTGTCTCTTCGACTGTGGCTTCCACTTCACCTAACAGAAGAGGGTCGGAGCCTGCTGTTCTGCATGCTGAAGTGATATCCACACAGGAATGCACCAGACCGGAGTTGGTAGTTAATGACTCTGATCTCCAACACAGCACTGACTGTCTGGCAGCAGATATTGCTGAGGAACAGCCTGAAG GTGCCGACTCTGATCCTTCTCCTCCTGACTCTGACCAGAGCTCAGAGGTTTCTCAGGAAGATAGTGAAGGAAGAAAAGAGCAG GAGACTGCCTCTAGTGGGACAGCAGAagatggtgctgctgctgctgcagcatcaaGTACTCAGATAGTAGAGGAAAGTGATGCTTTCCTCCATAGTAAAAATGTGACCTGTGGAATCTGCATGGACAAGGTATATGAAAAGACAGAGCCAAGAAATCGTGTTTTTGGAATCTTGCCAAGCTGCAATCACTCCTTCTGTTTACAATGTATCATTACCTGGAGGAAAACGAAAGACCTCGGGCCGGATGTGGTAAA AACCTGCCCACAGTGCAGAGTGAGGTCTGCTTTTTATGTGCCAAACAAGTACTGGGTTGAAGGACAAGTCAAGGAAAATGTCATTGCTACCTTCAAGACGAAATTCAG GAAGAAAAGCTGCACTTATTATACACGATTTGGATGGTGCCCCTTCAAAACGGACTGTCTTTACCGGCACGACAGACATTCACGACGCAGGACCATTCTG CCATGA
- the ppardb gene encoding peroxisome proliferator-activated receptor delta b — MEWFQETATDQHDKVNGYCKPKSPQDSADVTWMPPEGESGGSDSCGGTSVSELTDLQEVKARESDDDEEEKEMDPVSTVQKGDQTKNEKQSHDLEQISKQNNSAASSYTDLSHTSSPSLSEQLRLGREDSTGTGISVECKVCGDKASGFHYGVHACEGCKGFFRRTVRMKLEYDRCERSCKIQKKNRNKCQYCRFQKCLSLGMSHDAIRYGRMPEAERKKLVAGLLAEELNVSKPGGSDLKTLAKQVNTAYLKNLCMTKKRARSILTGKTSSTSPFVIYDVDTLWKAESGLVWSQLVPGAPLTKEIGVHVFYRCQCTTVETVRELTEFAKCIPGFVDLFLNDQVTLLKYGVHEAIFAMLPSLMNKDGLLVANGKGFVTREFLRSLRKPFSEIMEPKFEFAVKFNALELDDSDLALFVAAIILCGDRPGLINVKQVEQSQDSILQALDLHLQANHSDSVYLFPKLLQKMADLRQLVTENVHLVQKIKKTESETSLHPLLQEIYKDMY; from the exons ATGGAATGGTTTCAGGAAACTGCAACAGATCAGCACGATAAGGTCAACGGCTACTGCAAGCCCAAGTCCCCTCAGGACTCAGCTGATGTCACATGGATGCCACCTGAAGGGGAGTCTGGAGGGTCAGACAGCTGTGGAGGCACAAGTGTGTCAGAGCTGACAGACTTACAGGAGGTGAAGGCGAGggaaagtgatgatgatgaggaggagaaggagatggaTCCCGTGTCTACAGTCCAGAAAGGGGACCAGACGAAAAATGAGAAACAGAGTCACGATCTCGAGCAGATCAGCAAGCAAAACAACAGTGCAGCGTCAAGTTACACAG ACCTGTCACATACCTCCTCTCCCTCGCTGTCGGAGCAGCTGCGTCTAGGCCGAGAAGACAGCACAGGAACTGGCATCAGCGTGGAGTGTAAAGTCTGTGGGGACAAGGCCTCTGGTTTTCACTATGGCGTGCATGCGTGTGAGGGTTGCAAG GGCTTTTTTCGACGAACTGTGCGGATGAAACTAGAATACGATCGCTGTGAGCGCTCCTGCAAGATTCAGAAGAAGAATCGTAATAAGTGCCAATATTGTCGCTTCCAGAAGTGCCTGTCTTTGGGAATGTCCCATGATG CAATCCGATATGGACGTATGCCTGAGGCGGAGAGAAAGAAGCTGGTTGCGGGTCTGCTTGCAGAGGAACTGAATGTCAGCAAACCAGGTGGTTCAGACTTAAAGACCTTGGCTAAACAAGTCAACACAGCCTACTTAAAGAATCTTTGTATGACAAAGAAAAGGGCCCGCAGCATCCTGACAGGCAAAACCAGCAGCACCTCG CCTTTTGTGATCTACGACGTGGACACACTTTGGAAGGCAGAAAGTGGTTTGGTGTGGAGCCAGTTAGTTCCAGGTGCACCCCTGACTAAGGAGATTGGGGTTCATGTTTTCTACCGCTGCCAGTGCACGACAGTAGAGACTGTGCGAGAGCTCACTGAGTTTGCCAAGTGCATTCCAGGGTTTGTGGACCTCTTCCTTAATGACCAG GTGACTTTACTCAAGTATGGCGTGCATGAAGCCATTTTTGCCATGCTGCCTTCCCTCATGAATAAAGATGGACTTTTGGTGGCCAATGGTAAAGGTTTTGTGACCAGGGAGTTCCTGCGGAGTTTAAGAAAACCCTTCAGTGAAATTATGGAGCCAAAGTTTGAGTTTGCTGTAAAGTTTAACGCTTTGGAGCTGGATGACAGCGACCTGGCCCTGTTTGTTGCAGCCATTATTCTCTGTGGAG ATCGTCCTGGACTTATAAACGTGAAGCAAGTGGAACAGAGTCAGGACAGCATCCTCCAGGCCCTCGACCTCCACCTACAAGCAAACCACTCTGACTCAGTCTACCTCTTCCCCAAGCTGCTGCAGAAGATGGCCGACCTCCGTCAGCTGGTTACCGAGAACGTCCACCTTGTCCAAAAGATCAAAAAGACTGAGTCGGAGACCTCGCTCCACCCACTACTTCAGGAGATCTACAAAGACATGTATTAG